A genomic segment from Thermoplasmataceae archaeon encodes:
- a CDS encoding tRNA-binding protein — protein sequence MTISLDDFSKVDIRVGTIIEVQDFQEAKKPAYKLTIDFGELGVKKSSAQIRNYKATDLIGMKIVAVTNFRPKQVANFMSEVLVLGAMTEEGVILLTPSVPEKTLPGDKIL from the coding sequence ATGACGATTAGTTTGGATGATTTTTCAAAGGTTGACATTAGGGTTGGGACTATAATTGAGGTTCAGGATTTTCAAGAGGCCAAGAAACCAGCTTATAAGCTGACAATAGACTTTGGAGAACTTGGGGTCAAAAAATCTTCTGCCCAAATCAGGAATTATAAAGCTACAGATCTTATCGGAATGAAAATAGTGGCTGTTACAAATTTCAGGCCAAAGCAGGTCGCAAACTTCATGTCTGAAGTTCTAGTCCTTGGTGCAATGACAGAAGAGGGTGTTATACTGCTTACCCCAAGTGTCCCAGAGAAAACTCTCCCGGGAGACAAAATCTTATAG
- a CDS encoding (2Fe-2S)-binding protein translates to MDNVKIKTKVNGENVESEVEPRKLLVHFLREDLGLTGTHVGCDTTNCGACTVLVDGKAVKSCTTLAVQASGKEVTTIEGISKNGKLHPIQEAFLEKHGLQCGYCTSGMIMTSFWLLKRNRNPTEEEIRRGLSGNLCRCTGYQSIVESIQYASKIMKTEESEKEEMAVEH, encoded by the coding sequence ATGGATAATGTAAAGATTAAAACGAAAGTGAACGGAGAGAACGTTGAATCGGAAGTTGAACCAAGAAAACTGCTTGTACACTTCCTGCGGGAAGATCTTGGTCTTACCGGTACACATGTGGGATGCGACACGACAAACTGCGGGGCATGTACAGTACTCGTTGATGGGAAAGCAGTCAAGTCTTGCACCACTCTCGCCGTGCAGGCTAGTGGAAAGGAAGTGACAACCATAGAAGGTATCTCAAAGAATGGCAAACTTCATCCGATACAGGAAGCATTCCTCGAGAAACACGGTCTTCAATGCGGGTACTGCACATCGGGAATGATAATGACGTCGTTTTGGCTTCTGAAGCGGAACAGGAACCCAACGGAGGAAGAGATACGCCGGGGCCTGTCAGGAAACCTCTGCAGATGCACTGGATACCAGAGTATAGTGGAATCCATACAGTATGCGTCAAAGATCATGAAAACAGAGGAATCCGAGAAAGAGGAAATGGCGGTGGAGCACTGA
- a CDS encoding APC family permease — MENTLKKDAIGLKETMFQGIASAAPAGAAVSTLTGAAAFALGSLPLTAFIGFLVVLLNALVINRISMKVSGAGGYYEYVKVGYGGRTALFAGLFYIFYQIMALTLLALSVAVFVPAVLSAGFGINLPSLIWLPLLVVTLLFGFLVSYAGIRGSTRYTMIMALLEIIIISIFGVYIVSSHPSINSFSVFTPKYALGGFDGVGLGVLLMYTAFSGFGASTPLGEESRSPRKAIGKSVIFTAVILGAFFIFTAYFFTVAWGPANMLVYSNSLVPGITIIGSDIGTFAAVIVAVLFINSLLTGSVVLINGTSRVMMAMGRDGILPTRTATVHRHRRTPYVAAGLITSIALVIGILGVIILGGFPAFIMAAIAATLGVLFVHALINVSLPSIERKFDGKISSTSIALSAITVVIFGLIFYSTFLSISLPVIVGTSMFIAWMMFNFVYVLIAKKKLIGIKSTETVQHISADP; from the coding sequence TTGGAAAATACGTTAAAAAAGGACGCAATTGGCTTAAAGGAAACCATGTTCCAGGGGATTGCCAGCGCGGCTCCAGCCGGAGCCGCTGTATCTACACTTACTGGCGCCGCAGCATTTGCGCTTGGGTCCCTACCGTTGACAGCGTTCATCGGGTTTCTGGTGGTATTATTAAACGCGCTGGTAATAAACCGGATCTCCATGAAAGTGTCTGGAGCGGGTGGCTATTATGAATATGTGAAAGTTGGGTATGGTGGTAGGACTGCCCTGTTTGCTGGTTTATTCTATATTTTCTATCAGATCATGGCCCTGACTTTGCTTGCGCTAAGTGTTGCAGTATTTGTTCCGGCAGTGCTTTCGGCGGGTTTTGGAATCAACCTGCCCTCTTTGATATGGCTTCCTCTTCTTGTCGTGACTCTCCTATTCGGTTTCTTGGTATCTTACGCTGGAATAAGGGGATCAACCAGATACACGATGATCATGGCCCTCCTAGAAATTATCATAATCTCGATTTTCGGAGTGTACATAGTATCGTCTCATCCTTCCATAAACTCATTCTCTGTGTTCACACCAAAATATGCTCTTGGAGGGTTTGATGGCGTTGGACTCGGTGTACTCCTTATGTACACAGCCTTCTCTGGGTTTGGAGCCTCGACGCCTCTCGGTGAGGAATCCAGGAGCCCCAGGAAAGCAATTGGAAAATCCGTTATTTTCACAGCAGTAATTCTTGGAGCGTTTTTCATCTTTACCGCGTACTTTTTTACAGTTGCTTGGGGACCGGCAAACATGCTTGTATATTCCAATTCTCTGGTTCCGGGCATAACTATTATAGGGTCGGACATTGGAACTTTTGCAGCGGTAATTGTCGCCGTATTATTCATAAACAGCTTGTTGACCGGCTCCGTTGTTCTCATCAATGGAACGTCAAGGGTAATGATGGCAATGGGAAGAGACGGGATTTTGCCCACTAGAACTGCCACAGTGCATAGGCACAGGAGAACTCCTTACGTTGCAGCTGGTTTAATAACGTCCATCGCGCTTGTAATAGGAATTCTGGGTGTAATAATTCTTGGCGGATTCCCTGCATTTATAATGGCTGCCATTGCAGCAACCCTTGGCGTACTGTTTGTCCACGCTCTTATTAACGTATCGCTGCCAAGTATAGAGAGAAAGTTTGACGGAAAGATAAGCAGTACAAGTATTGCTCTCTCGGCGATCACCGTGGTGATATTTGGCTTGATTTTCTACAGCACTTTCCTTTCAATAAGCCTCCCGGTGATTGTGGGCACAAGCATGTTCATTGCATGGATGATGTTCAATTTTGTTTATGTCCTTATCGCAAAGAAAAAATTGATTGGGATCAAATCAACAGAAACTGTTCAGCATATATCGGCTGATCCCTGA
- a CDS encoding UbiD family decarboxylase: MDRTQIAGTPGLRNFMEEYWSRYRDDVLEIKDEMSVEFDTTTYSVLRNRSNRMLLFSNIKGYENFRLLANALGSENRVLFATGSTDIEEFNWKFSSILESEVHDAISLRSGSAPFMKNVLSSHSVDIFRLPIPSHYPSDGSRTGKSKYITSGIVAVREFDNPERINLSFTRIQPISRNRYAFDAGSHGHLWNHLRIAAQNGMEAELTVLIGCHPLYYLLAASFIDNEYEKASALMDAELSKGLKNDIIIPTETEIVMEAKFVPAETYDEGPFAEYAGYMGQDTTRYVAEVKSIMMRDNPIYYDIRPSNSTEHVNTFSLPRSSAVNGKLRRIIPQGTDFGVEWPYSGARFLSIAWVEPPARNVAKQLGISIMSTDPLWGKVIFVNLGKCDLDFTSAIARFLNTSEKASQCIAVFDDMFVISSDFTAKPEGNVGKALFITNSRDNSFTSELVDGEFIMRGKYGSAVITHSPGNRGRITIVVGRDIDVSDADQVLWALATRVNPSVDLEVNEDSIAINASRETPEIPGLDPDSVRRILDRFPAQPTEV; the protein is encoded by the coding sequence ATGGATAGGACACAAATAGCCGGCACACCCGGATTAAGAAACTTCATGGAAGAATATTGGTCTAGGTATAGAGATGATGTACTGGAAATAAAGGATGAGATGAGCGTTGAATTTGATACCACAACCTATTCTGTCCTCAGGAATAGGTCGAACAGAATGCTTCTTTTCTCGAATATCAAAGGCTATGAGAACTTTCGTCTCCTTGCCAATGCCCTGGGAAGCGAGAATAGGGTCCTGTTCGCCACAGGGTCTACTGACATTGAAGAATTCAACTGGAAATTTTCATCTATCCTGGAATCTGAAGTTCACGACGCGATATCTCTCAGGTCTGGTTCGGCGCCATTCATGAAAAATGTACTCAGCAGTCATTCCGTAGACATCTTCAGACTGCCGATTCCTTCTCATTACCCTTCCGATGGATCTCGAACCGGGAAGTCAAAGTACATTACGTCGGGGATAGTGGCAGTCAGGGAATTCGATAACCCTGAAAGGATCAATCTAAGTTTTACCAGGATACAACCGATTTCACGAAACAGGTATGCGTTCGACGCGGGGAGCCATGGACACCTGTGGAACCATCTGAGGATAGCGGCTCAAAACGGTATGGAGGCCGAGCTGACTGTCTTAATAGGCTGTCATCCGCTTTACTATCTTCTTGCGGCCTCCTTCATTGACAATGAATACGAAAAGGCCTCAGCACTCATGGATGCGGAACTCTCTAAGGGGCTGAAAAATGACATAATTATACCGACGGAGACAGAGATTGTCATGGAAGCAAAATTCGTTCCAGCGGAGACATATGACGAGGGTCCCTTTGCTGAATATGCAGGTTATATGGGACAGGACACCACACGATATGTTGCAGAGGTTAAATCCATAATGATGCGCGACAATCCAATTTATTACGATATCCGGCCTTCCAATTCAACTGAACACGTCAATACTTTTTCGTTACCCAGATCATCAGCAGTAAACGGCAAGTTGCGAAGGATCATCCCGCAGGGAACTGACTTTGGGGTAGAATGGCCTTACTCTGGAGCGAGATTTTTGTCGATCGCATGGGTAGAACCTCCTGCAAGAAATGTTGCCAAGCAACTCGGTATCAGCATTATGAGCACTGATCCTCTGTGGGGGAAAGTAATATTCGTGAACCTTGGGAAATGTGATCTAGATTTTACTTCTGCCATTGCAAGATTTCTCAATACCTCGGAAAAAGCGAGTCAGTGCATAGCGGTATTTGACGATATGTTTGTGATTAGCTCAGACTTCACAGCCAAACCTGAAGGCAACGTTGGCAAGGCCCTGTTCATTACGAACAGTAGAGACAATTCATTCACCTCTGAATTAGTTGACGGTGAATTCATCATGAGAGGCAAATACGGAAGTGCCGTGATTACACACAGCCCGGGAAATCGCGGTAGGATCACCATCGTTGTGGGCAGGGATATAGACGTATCTGACGCCGATCAAGTGCTCTGGGCTCTGGCGACCCGTGTCAACCCCTCTGTCGATCTTGAAGTCAATGAAGACAGCATCGCTATAAACGCGAGCAGAGAAACACCAGAAATCCCCGGCCTCGATCCGGATTCTGTAAGAAGAATATTAGATAGATTCCCTGCACAACCTACGGAAGTCTGA
- a CDS encoding carbon monoxide dehydrogenase subunit G: MRLMQFNGEFEVAASRHDVYCFISDIDKITSIIPDVISSEKIDESSTRLVAKAGVSFIKGKFNLTLEIKEKLQNDSVRIVARGSGSGGSVDLKAAYTFVDTDRGATAIRWVVEMNLGGVMASMGARVINGAAEKYIKTLTDSFQKAFSHE; encoded by the coding sequence ATGAGGCTAATGCAATTCAACGGTGAGTTTGAGGTGGCTGCCAGCAGGCATGACGTATACTGCTTCATATCTGATATTGATAAGATAACTAGTATAATACCGGATGTGATTTCATCGGAGAAGATAGATGAATCGTCAACAAGGTTGGTCGCAAAAGCTGGGGTTTCTTTTATAAAGGGGAAATTCAATCTAACACTTGAGATAAAGGAGAAGCTGCAAAACGATTCTGTAAGAATTGTAGCTAGAGGATCGGGATCAGGCGGATCTGTAGATCTCAAGGCAGCGTATACCTTTGTTGACACTGATCGCGGAGCAACCGCCATCAGATGGGTGGTGGAAATGAACCTTGGTGGGGTGATGGCCAGCATGGGGGCCAGAGTGATAAACGGTGCAGCGGAGAAGTATATCAAAACACTAACCGACTCATTCCAGAAAGCGTTTTCTCATGAATGA
- a CDS encoding phosphotransferase, with product MEVSDLSESGIRRRIGESFPDIPVRDLKLDDSGWNYVAALVNGSIVFRFPRTNDLSERLRKEIVLISGLKGFPFRLPEYLLMPTNGDFFAGYRYIPGFPLNSAKVLGIGLLQDSTRVLRYFLRYNASVLPDEGIPVYSPESWIKNRVEGVAKAFRDALSRYIGDDYFDLVNERINSSLGNLTESDMVLSHGDLFRGNVVINAKHSCINGVIDWEETSIGDIALDIAALGMDFHPLYTRRLVSSIGKNDTGLMKRIAFYQWFEPLFTAYHKVQQGEYGNSTETKIRLQGPDK from the coding sequence ATGGAAGTAAGTGATCTGTCTGAGTCGGGAATCCGGAGAAGAATAGGTGAGTCATTCCCAGACATTCCGGTACGAGACTTGAAACTGGATGATTCGGGATGGAACTATGTTGCGGCTCTGGTGAACGGTTCCATCGTATTCAGATTTCCCAGAACAAACGATCTGTCGGAGAGGCTAAGGAAAGAAATTGTTTTAATATCAGGGCTCAAAGGCTTTCCATTCCGGTTGCCTGAGTATTTATTGATGCCAACAAACGGCGATTTTTTTGCAGGTTACAGATATATTCCTGGGTTTCCGCTAAACAGCGCAAAAGTACTTGGCATAGGGTTGTTACAGGACTCCACTAGGGTATTGAGGTACTTCTTAAGATACAACGCCTCGGTACTGCCAGATGAGGGTATTCCTGTGTATTCCCCAGAAAGCTGGATCAAGAACCGTGTTGAGGGTGTCGCGAAGGCCTTCAGAGACGCGCTTTCTAGATATATTGGTGATGACTATTTCGACTTGGTCAATGAACGGATAAACAGTTCACTAGGAAATTTAACAGAAAGCGACATGGTGCTCTCGCACGGCGACCTCTTCAGGGGGAATGTTGTAATAAACGCGAAGCACAGTTGCATAAATGGGGTAATAGACTGGGAAGAAACATCAATTGGAGATATTGCGCTCGATATAGCTGCACTGGGGATGGATTTTCATCCACTATACACAAGGAGACTGGTTTCCTCCATCGGTAAGAATGATACGGGGCTTATGAAGAGAATTGCATTCTACCAGTGGTTTGAGCCACTTTTTACTGCGTATCACAAAGTTCAACAAGGGGAATATGGCAATTCAACAGAAACAAAGATACGACTACAGGGCCCGGATAAATAA
- a CDS encoding XdhC family protein — MRNWEYPEFISELVRKGQRFVVATVVKVSGSSIGKPGFRTVISSDGKVIYGTLGGACPDSVIIEKAKQVMSSGEARTVKVFLESTEEALKGVMINKDDEIHVETFCGGIMDIFLEPFFPSERLVIIGQGGRDEIEENLVRLGKMVDMQVVVVDPNPMIEVDPDISVNSAESPLSEFKFSEGDYVVMLTKGANDIPALEMLSHNKTRYVGMLASRKRIEADREILIKKGVPESFMESLHAPVGIDIGSITPAEIALSIISEITSIRRKKTDQ, encoded by the coding sequence TTGAGAAACTGGGAGTATCCAGAATTCATATCAGAGCTTGTGAGGAAGGGACAACGTTTTGTAGTGGCAACTGTAGTTAAAGTATCTGGATCATCTATTGGGAAGCCTGGATTCAGAACGGTGATCTCTTCCGATGGAAAGGTAATATATGGCACTCTTGGAGGAGCGTGCCCTGACTCTGTTATTATAGAAAAGGCGAAGCAGGTGATGTCTTCAGGAGAAGCTAGAACTGTAAAGGTGTTTCTGGAAAGCACGGAGGAAGCACTGAAAGGGGTCATGATAAACAAGGACGATGAGATTCACGTCGAAACATTCTGTGGGGGAATTATGGACATTTTCCTTGAACCATTCTTCCCTTCGGAAAGACTTGTGATCATCGGTCAGGGTGGCAGGGATGAAATAGAGGAAAATCTCGTAAGACTCGGCAAAATGGTAGATATGCAGGTTGTTGTGGTCGATCCGAATCCCATGATTGAGGTCGACCCGGATATATCTGTGAATTCAGCAGAATCTCCCCTGAGCGAATTCAAGTTCAGCGAGGGTGACTATGTGGTCATGCTTACGAAGGGTGCGAATGATATTCCAGCACTGGAAATGCTTTCACACAACAAGACCAGGTACGTAGGAATGCTTGCCAGCCGTAAGAGAATAGAAGCAGACAGAGAGATTCTGATAAAAAAGGGAGTACCGGAATCTTTCATGGAGTCACTTCACGCTCCAGTGGGTATCGACATCGGATCCATTACGCCGGCTGAAATCGCTCTCAGCATAATATCAGAAATAACCTCAATCAGAAGGAAGAAGACCGATCAATAG
- a CDS encoding nucleotidyltransferase family protein — MNENSGVCAVILAAGQSSRFPGNKLLYKIAGKPVLSHIIESVMASAVQAAAIVVPDNEIFKSLIPAGFQTLINELRSRGMSTSIRAGIDYFKNTAMAVMLVAADEPLVGSDILDGLIEQYHTNPHSIICCSVSGIPRNPMIFPAEFFEDLLRLEGDNGGKNVAITNMDRLVKLEVASDRLIDVDSPEDLRKISEILGENKQ; from the coding sequence ATGAATGAAAACAGCGGTGTCTGTGCGGTTATTCTTGCTGCAGGACAATCCAGCAGATTCCCTGGAAACAAGTTGCTGTATAAGATCGCCGGAAAGCCTGTTCTGAGCCATATTATCGAATCTGTGATGGCATCGGCTGTGCAGGCTGCAGCCATTGTTGTTCCAGATAATGAAATATTTAAGTCATTGATCCCGGCGGGATTTCAGACATTAATAAACGAACTCCGCTCACGAGGTATGAGCACATCAATAAGGGCAGGAATAGACTACTTCAAGAACACTGCAATGGCCGTAATGCTCGTTGCTGCAGACGAGCCCCTTGTTGGGTCGGATATCCTTGACGGCCTGATTGAACAATACCATACCAACCCACATTCCATTATCTGTTGTTCTGTGAGCGGAATACCTAGGAATCCAATGATATTCCCTGCAGAATTTTTCGAGGACCTTCTTAGACTGGAAGGTGACAACGGAGGAAAGAATGTTGCGATTACAAATATGGATAGATTAGTAAAACTGGAGGTTGCCTCTGACAGGCTGATTGATGTCGATTCCCCAGAAGACCTTAGAAAGATATCAGAGATCCTCGGAGAAAATAAGCAATAG
- a CDS encoding xanthine dehydrogenase family protein molybdopterin-binding subunit has protein sequence MAMMAGRKKSYPQYNEKVFVEGKGNFVDDIMLPGSLYMSVVRSPYAHAKILSIRGGLSSSELKAKMASVGEGANDGSGSAVEPVFATGYVNYVGEPVAAVFGDDRYKSEDMLDSVEVDYDPMKPVMTIEDALSSPPIHHGMKNNIIADGWRGKEFSDSIAPIVLQDTFMNNRIATNPIEPRGIVADYDGSRLNVWISTQSVHSIKEGLCEVLSLKPENVRVMQADTGGAFGSKGGLYPEYVIAAYATMKYRRPVKWIETRREHLSSTGHGRGAKGSMKIFAEKTGRIVGLKGEVVVDAGAYGAGMGEFASRFIAMMGTGPYMIENAHVRALSVLTNKVTLGPYRGAGRPEASFFIERMVDLLADELKMDPVDLRILNSGTAKFRSPLGMEIDAARPFIEQAVRELDYRKKVKTIKNIGFSFFVLVPAFAPGETARVIARDGKISVWLGGNSHGQAHEVFVRKIVSEELGVPENIVTLYRGDTDMIQNGVGSWGSRTAIVGGAAVVSACRKIKEQVSAKHGKYSSNSLLSGSYDMYVNEEQKGSLNSFGANLATVDINSLGSVKVRECSAYYDVGRALNLDMVIGQIQGGMAQGIGQTLHEEIAFNEEGQLLTSSISDAGVPLAEDIPNFGVKIAENPSWLPHGAKGLGESPTIGVPTALARAIEKASGRRIRNTPIRPEDLI, from the coding sequence ATGGCTATGATGGCAGGGCGAAAGAAATCATACCCACAATACAACGAGAAAGTTTTTGTCGAGGGCAAGGGAAATTTTGTTGACGATATCATGTTGCCAGGGTCTCTTTATATGTCAGTGGTGAGGAGTCCCTATGCTCATGCCAAAATACTGAGCATCAGGGGGGGCCTCAGTTCCTCAGAGTTAAAGGCAAAGATGGCCTCCGTCGGGGAAGGAGCAAACGACGGATCGGGCAGCGCGGTTGAGCCAGTGTTTGCAACTGGGTATGTCAATTATGTTGGTGAACCCGTGGCCGCAGTCTTCGGCGATGACCGATACAAATCTGAAGATATGCTGGATTCAGTTGAGGTTGATTACGATCCCATGAAACCTGTAATGACCATCGAAGATGCGCTTTCATCCCCCCCAATTCATCATGGAATGAAGAACAACATTATTGCAGATGGATGGAGGGGAAAGGAATTCAGTGATTCCATTGCGCCTATCGTGCTACAAGATACATTCATGAACAATAGGATTGCCACAAATCCCATAGAACCCAGAGGGATTGTTGCCGATTATGACGGCAGCAGGCTCAACGTCTGGATATCTACGCAGTCAGTGCACAGCATCAAGGAAGGTCTCTGTGAAGTTCTATCTCTTAAGCCAGAGAATGTGAGGGTAATGCAGGCAGACACTGGAGGAGCTTTTGGATCAAAGGGCGGGCTCTACCCGGAGTATGTGATCGCAGCCTATGCAACAATGAAATATCGCAGGCCAGTGAAATGGATTGAGACCAGGCGAGAACACCTCTCTTCAACTGGACACGGCAGAGGAGCTAAAGGATCAATGAAGATTTTTGCCGAGAAAACCGGAAGGATAGTTGGTCTGAAGGGGGAGGTCGTCGTTGATGCTGGAGCATACGGGGCAGGGATGGGAGAATTCGCATCCCGCTTCATAGCAATGATGGGAACTGGCCCCTATATGATTGAGAATGCACATGTCAGGGCCCTATCGGTACTTACAAACAAAGTGACCCTAGGGCCATACCGTGGTGCCGGACGACCGGAAGCTTCATTTTTCATCGAAAGGATGGTTGACTTACTTGCAGACGAGCTGAAGATGGATCCGGTGGATCTCAGGATTCTCAATTCTGGCACCGCAAAATTCCGTTCACCGCTTGGAATGGAAATAGACGCCGCCAGACCATTCATAGAGCAGGCAGTGAGGGAGCTTGACTACAGAAAAAAGGTAAAGACGATTAAAAACATAGGGTTCTCTTTCTTCGTTCTTGTGCCGGCATTCGCGCCCGGGGAAACTGCGAGAGTCATTGCGAGAGACGGCAAGATAAGCGTGTGGCTGGGTGGTAACAGCCATGGACAGGCACATGAGGTCTTTGTGAGAAAGATTGTGAGCGAAGAGCTTGGTGTTCCAGAAAATATCGTGACTCTCTACCGCGGTGACACGGACATGATTCAGAACGGTGTCGGATCATGGGGGAGCAGAACAGCAATAGTTGGCGGTGCAGCTGTTGTTTCGGCCTGCAGGAAGATAAAGGAACAAGTCTCTGCAAAGCATGGCAAGTATTCCAGCAATAGTCTGCTCTCCGGTTCATATGACATGTACGTCAATGAGGAACAGAAGGGATCACTGAACTCCTTTGGCGCAAATCTTGCCACGGTTGATATAAACTCGCTTGGTAGCGTTAAGGTAAGGGAGTGCTCTGCCTATTACGATGTTGGCAGAGCATTGAACTTGGACATGGTCATTGGCCAGATACAGGGAGGCATGGCGCAGGGAATAGGGCAAACGCTCCATGAGGAGATAGCGTTTAACGAGGAAGGACAGCTACTGACCTCAAGCATTTCTGATGCCGGAGTCCCTCTTGCAGAGGATATACCCAATTTCGGAGTCAAGATCGCAGAAAACCCTTCCTGGCTCCCGCATGGCGCCAAGGGGCTTGGAGAATCACCAACAATTGGGGTCCCGACTGCGCTTGCACGTGCGATAGAGAAAGCAAGTGGAAGGAGGATCAGAAACACACCAATCAGACCTGAGGATCTGATCTGA
- a CDS encoding Lrp/AsnC family transcriptional regulator produces MDSRDREILEILRKNSRLTNIEIGRMLGVSEGTVRKRIANLVSSNVIRKFSIETSEEGVDGIILLRVDPKKAKDVLSEIRKKYSELYEFSGKIDIAVRIHSPTLLDLNAAVDEIRSIEGVKNTDTMIRLN; encoded by the coding sequence GTGGATTCGAGAGACCGGGAAATTCTTGAGATCTTGCGTAAAAACTCGAGATTGACCAATATCGAGATAGGTAGGATGCTAGGCGTTTCGGAGGGCACGGTAAGGAAGAGAATCGCCAACCTGGTTTCATCAAACGTAATTAGAAAATTCAGTATCGAGACATCGGAAGAAGGTGTGGATGGCATAATTCTCCTGAGAGTTGATCCCAAGAAAGCCAAGGACGTTCTATCAGAGATCAGAAAAAAATATTCCGAACTATACGAGTTCTCCGGCAAGATCGATATAGCAGTTAGGATCCATAGCCCCACGTTGCTCGATCTTAACGCTGCGGTGGATGAGATAAGATCCATCGAAGGAGTGAAGAACACTGATACAATGATACGGCTCAACTAA
- a CDS encoding xanthine dehydrogenase family protein subunit M, translated as MNPSSFSYIAPMSLDEAFEFLSSHEDEAKILAGGQSLIPLLKLRLTSIPYIVDISGIDGMNYIRESQSDLRIGSLTTIADLEDSDLIHGKYQIISDAASGIADPLVRNRGTIGGNITHGDPSNDIPAVMLAMGASFILASNRSERKVNAENFFLDTFTTAIEYGEILTEIVIPKAVKRSGGCYIKNKKAAGDFSVAAIAVYLNLRANGTVEKAGIGLTSVGPKPSRALKTEKYLKDRKIDDAVAKEAAAITVTECEPSSDFYGTAEFKKKVLEKITAEAILVAAERSEEN; from the coding sequence ATGAACCCATCTTCATTTAGTTATATTGCACCAATGAGCTTGGATGAAGCATTTGAGTTTCTTTCCAGCCACGAGGACGAGGCCAAGATCTTGGCCGGTGGTCAAAGCCTGATACCCCTTTTGAAACTCAGGCTGACGTCCATTCCGTATATCGTTGACATATCCGGCATAGATGGCATGAATTACATAAGAGAATCACAATCCGACCTAAGGATAGGATCGCTTACAACCATCGCGGACCTAGAGGACAGCGACCTAATTCATGGAAAGTACCAGATTATCAGTGATGCAGCTTCTGGAATTGCCGACCCGCTGGTACGGAACCGTGGCACCATTGGTGGAAACATAACGCACGGTGACCCCTCTAACGACATTCCCGCCGTTATGCTTGCCATGGGTGCCAGTTTCATTCTTGCCAGTAACAGGTCAGAAAGGAAAGTGAATGCAGAGAATTTTTTCCTGGATACATTCACTACAGCTATTGAATATGGAGAGATATTGACGGAAATTGTCATTCCGAAGGCCGTTAAGAGATCTGGTGGGTGTTACATTAAGAACAAGAAGGCAGCTGGAGATTTTTCGGTCGCTGCAATAGCGGTATATCTCAACTTGAGGGCCAATGGCACGGTGGAAAAAGCTGGCATTGGCCTTACTTCGGTCGGACCGAAACCTAGCCGTGCGCTGAAGACGGAAAAGTACCTGAAAGACAGGAAGATAGACGATGCGGTCGCGAAGGAGGCAGCCGCCATAACAGTGACCGAATGTGAACCATCCTCTGACTTCTATGGAACGGCAGAATTCAAGAAAAAGGTGCTTGAGAAGATAACTGCAGAAGCAATTCTCGTTGCAGCAGAAAGGTCGGAGGAGAATTAG
- a CDS encoding flavin reductase family protein: MRILDSKKSQRYFTSTVALVTSKSGTTVNVMSAEWSLRVSLDPFLMAVFVGYERETYKLIRDSGEFGLSYCSDRQGELAHLAGNMSLRNGNKFDKAAFVTFDSRYIEAPLIDGAVSNFECRVVDELKTGDHAVFVGEVLAGYYDDSRKPLVFHGGRFYSIGERVTH; this comes from the coding sequence ATGCGAATACTTGACAGCAAGAAATCTCAGCGATATTTCACCTCCACGGTAGCCCTTGTGACCTCAAAATCTGGTACAACAGTAAATGTTATGTCTGCGGAATGGTCACTTAGAGTCTCACTTGATCCATTTCTGATGGCAGTTTTCGTGGGGTATGAAAGGGAAACCTACAAGCTGATCAGGGATTCAGGTGAATTCGGACTCAGTTACTGTTCAGATCGGCAGGGTGAACTTGCCCACCTTGCAGGTAATATGTCTCTCAGGAACGGTAATAAGTTTGATAAAGCAGCATTTGTTACATTCGATTCGAGGTATATAGAAGCACCCCTAATTGACGGCGCAGTCTCTAACTTCGAATGCAGGGTGGTCGATGAACTGAAAACAGGGGATCACGCTGTATTTGTGGGAGAGGTTCTGGCTGGCTATTACGATGATTCCAGGAAACCTCTTGTCTTTCATGGTGGAAGATTTTACAGCATAGGGGAAAGAGTCACGCACTGA